Proteins encoded by one window of Silvibacterium dinghuense:
- a CDS encoding homoserine dehydrogenase — protein MPSPASPLKVAVLGFGTVGSSVARILVDRQPQGLVLTHIYNRNIARKKKDWVPSTVCWTEDIETILSSDADVIVELMGGLDPVAGWVERALASGKSVVTANKKLIATQGIALEKLARSKGAHLLYGAAVAGGIPVIPGLQQGLAGDQVLRIEGILNGTCNFILSKMEQGAEYADVLKEAQELGYAEADPTEDVDGFDARAKLVILSRLALRADLDPSEIPCRSIRAVSAIDFAYAKELDCTIRQISRAEIRGEDLASGDVLASVGPMLVPKASPLAWSHGTENTVLVGGKYGGDVVFSGHGAGGHPTAVAVVSDLISMAHGSRAVDLPSRKTALGGEFLLRHSIRFVVDDRPGIIAEIAQALAVEGINIHAIFQKPGFETSNLPFVVTVEPCTSSCLRRALDRIETMSCLLEKPFALQILEPEG, from the coding sequence GTGCCGTCACCTGCATCTCCTCTGAAAGTCGCCGTTCTTGGTTTTGGGACCGTTGGCAGCTCGGTCGCGCGCATTCTCGTCGATCGCCAGCCCCAGGGCCTGGTGCTCACGCACATCTACAACCGCAACATCGCGCGCAAGAAGAAGGACTGGGTGCCTTCGACGGTCTGCTGGACGGAGGACATTGAGACGATTCTGAGCTCCGATGCGGATGTCATCGTCGAGCTGATGGGCGGGCTTGACCCCGTCGCTGGCTGGGTGGAGCGTGCGCTGGCCTCGGGCAAGTCGGTGGTGACGGCAAACAAGAAGCTGATCGCGACACAGGGTATTGCGCTCGAGAAGCTGGCCCGCTCGAAGGGTGCGCATCTGCTCTATGGTGCGGCGGTCGCTGGCGGTATCCCGGTGATTCCGGGCCTCCAGCAGGGACTTGCCGGTGATCAGGTACTGCGCATCGAGGGCATTCTGAACGGCACCTGCAATTTCATCCTTTCGAAGATGGAGCAGGGCGCCGAGTATGCCGACGTGCTCAAGGAAGCGCAGGAGCTCGGCTATGCCGAGGCCGATCCGACGGAGGATGTGGATGGCTTCGACGCCCGTGCCAAGCTGGTGATCCTCTCCCGCCTGGCGCTGCGCGCCGACCTTGATCCGTCCGAGATCCCCTGCCGGTCGATTCGCGCGGTTTCGGCGATTGATTTTGCCTATGCCAAGGAGCTGGACTGCACGATCCGGCAGATTTCGCGGGCAGAGATTCGCGGCGAGGATCTTGCCTCGGGCGATGTACTGGCGAGCGTGGGACCGATGCTGGTGCCGAAGGCTTCGCCGCTGGCCTGGTCGCACGGGACGGAGAATACGGTGCTGGTGGGCGGCAAATACGGCGGAGACGTGGTCTTCTCCGGGCATGGCGCCGGTGGTCATCCGACGGCGGTCGCTGTGGTCTCAGACCTGATTTCGATGGCGCACGGCTCGCGGGCTGTCGATCTGCCCAGCCGCAAGACGGCACTGGGCGGCGAGTTCCTGCTGCGGCACTCGATCCGCTTTGTTGTAGACGACCGTCCGGGGATCATCGCGGAGATTGCGCAGGCGCTGGCTGTGGAGGGGATCAACATCCACGCCATCTTCCAGAAGCCGGGCTTCGAGACCTCGAATCTGCCGTTCGTGGTGACGGTTGAACCCTGTACCAGCTCCTGTCTGCGGCGCGCACTCGACCGGATCGAGACGATGTCCTGCCTGCTGGAGAAGCCTTTCGCCCTGCAGATCCTGGAACCGGAAGGCTGA
- a CDS encoding sensor histidine kinase, producing the protein MASRNSRRRNRGKHNRPISGRLSFEARLRLYSCLLSLPTLGFLLWLLMVERLTAAAIVSIMTIAALAMLLAIASFMDQVVRPLQTLANVVAALREEDYSFRARGARPDDPFGDLAIEINALADMHQAQRLGALEAAALFRRVIAELDAPVLAFDQYQALRLVNPAAERLFVLNPARDLGRFAIHLRLDYLLQQPDEGILHFDGHPGTSPASAGQPARSPTRWMVHRSTFRQHGEPHTLVMLSDVSTALREEERQAWQRLIRVLGHEISNSLTPIKSIAGSLRSRLPRPEAAAVPPDFDRGLSVIEGRAESLHRFVQAYRQLAQLPAPVLRPIAVWPLLERTVRLEQRLEVMLEPADDVQGLEVLADPDQMEQLLINLIRNAVEAAQTAAEEAQGGGIHAAAAPLDAHLTVPEVTVRTRLHAQQLAILIEDNGPGLTNPSNLFVPFYTTKKSGSGVGLALARQIAEGHGGTLELMNREPHGCRAELRIPLIPAPEPDAENHDEEDDEVPLQSFLSGSMPASEGR; encoded by the coding sequence ATGGCATCTAGGAACTCCCGGAGACGAAACAGGGGTAAACACAACCGGCCGATCAGTGGACGCCTCAGCTTCGAGGCGCGGCTGCGGCTTTATTCCTGTCTGCTGAGCCTTCCGACTCTGGGATTTCTGCTGTGGCTGCTGATGGTGGAGCGGCTGACGGCTGCGGCGATTGTCAGCATCATGACCATTGCCGCGCTGGCCATGCTGCTGGCCATTGCTTCCTTCATGGATCAGGTGGTGCGCCCGTTGCAGACGCTGGCCAACGTGGTAGCGGCACTGCGCGAGGAGGATTATTCCTTCCGCGCACGGGGAGCGCGGCCGGACGATCCCTTCGGCGACCTGGCAATTGAGATTAACGCACTGGCAGACATGCACCAGGCGCAGCGGCTGGGAGCACTCGAGGCTGCGGCGCTCTTCCGGCGGGTGATCGCCGAACTGGATGCTCCGGTGCTGGCCTTTGACCAGTACCAGGCGCTGCGTTTGGTGAATCCTGCTGCGGAGCGGCTCTTTGTTCTGAATCCGGCCCGCGATCTCGGACGCTTCGCGATCCATCTGCGACTGGACTATCTTTTGCAGCAGCCGGATGAAGGCATCCTTCATTTCGATGGCCATCCCGGCACCTCTCCTGCGTCTGCAGGGCAGCCTGCACGCTCGCCCACCCGCTGGATGGTGCACCGCAGCACCTTCCGCCAGCACGGCGAGCCGCATACGCTGGTGATGCTCTCCGATGTTTCGACGGCGCTGCGTGAAGAGGAGCGGCAGGCATGGCAGCGGCTGATTCGCGTGCTGGGGCATGAGATCAGTAATTCGCTGACACCGATCAAGTCGATTGCTGGAAGCCTGCGCAGCCGTCTGCCTCGACCGGAAGCCGCGGCTGTGCCTCCGGACTTCGATCGAGGACTTTCAGTGATTGAGGGCCGCGCCGAGTCATTGCATCGCTTTGTGCAGGCCTATCGTCAGCTGGCCCAGCTTCCTGCGCCGGTACTGCGCCCCATCGCGGTATGGCCTCTGCTTGAGCGCACGGTGCGCCTCGAGCAGAGACTGGAAGTGATGCTTGAGCCTGCGGACGACGTGCAGGGCCTTGAGGTTCTGGCTGATCCCGACCAGATGGAGCAACTGCTGATCAACCTGATCCGCAATGCGGTGGAAGCTGCGCAGACAGCCGCGGAGGAGGCGCAGGGTGGAGGTATCCATGCCGCGGCCGCGCCGCTGGATGCGCATCTTACGGTGCCCGAGGTGACGGTGCGTACCCGTCTGCATGCGCAGCAGCTTGCCATCCTGATTGAAGACAACGGCCCCGGTCTTACCAATCCGTCCAATCTTTTTGTGCCTTTCTACACCACGAAGAAATCCGGCAGCGGTGTCGGCCTGGCATTAGCCCGGCAGATCGCCGAGGGGCATGGCGGAACGCTCGAGCTGATGAACCGCGAGCCTCACGGCTGCCGCGCCGAGTTGCGTATTCCGCTGATTCCCGCGCCGGAACCAGATGCGGAAAATCATGACGAGGAAGATGACGAGGTTCCACTCCAGTCCTTTCTCTCCGGAAGCATGCCTGCAAGCGAGGGCAGGTAA
- a CDS encoding sigma-54-dependent transcriptional regulator, with the protein MNSQLEAAGVVAESRRTPCVLVADDQPHILEALELLLEPEGFRLETARSPYMVLEALMSGSYDALLIDLNYTRDTTSGKEGLDLLSQIKSYDPQMPVIVMTAWANVEVAVEAMRRGAQDFIQKPWDNARLLTILRTQIELHEAVRRAQRLEAENRMLRAQGLPEMIATAPVMQSVLATMARIGPSDANVLVTGEHGTGKEVIAQTLHALSQRASRTLVAVNTGALPEGTFESELFGHVKGAFTDARTERIGRFELADGGTLFLDEIANIPMRQQAKLLRVLETGEMERVGSSKTRRVDVRVLSATNADLRAEVEAGRFRADLLFRLNTVEIHLPPLRERREDIPLLAAHFLARYAQRYRKQVAGFDPGAIQALLHYVWPGNVRELDHTIERAVLMARGSQIEAIDLGLSQGRVSGSSNLGPSLEEMSLESVESILIRKALSRSNGNVSQAAEALGLSRGALYRRMEKYGI; encoded by the coding sequence ATGAATTCTCAACTTGAAGCAGCGGGTGTTGTGGCAGAGTCTCGCCGCACGCCCTGCGTGCTTGTCGCCGATGACCAGCCTCATATTCTGGAAGCCCTCGAACTTCTTCTTGAGCCCGAGGGCTTTCGCCTGGAGACGGCGCGCTCACCTTACATGGTGCTGGAAGCACTCATGTCCGGGAGCTACGACGCGCTGCTGATCGATCTGAATTACACGCGTGATACGACCTCGGGCAAGGAGGGACTCGATCTTCTGTCGCAGATCAAGTCCTACGATCCGCAGATGCCGGTCATTGTGATGACGGCCTGGGCCAACGTGGAGGTTGCCGTCGAAGCGATGCGGCGCGGTGCGCAGGACTTCATCCAGAAGCCCTGGGACAATGCGCGGCTGCTGACGATTCTGCGCACACAGATTGAGCTGCACGAGGCTGTGCGGCGGGCCCAGCGGCTGGAGGCGGAGAACCGCATGCTGCGCGCACAAGGGCTGCCGGAAATGATCGCCACTGCGCCTGTAATGCAGTCGGTGCTGGCAACCATGGCGCGCATCGGCCCCTCGGATGCGAATGTGCTCGTGACCGGTGAGCATGGCACCGGCAAGGAGGTCATAGCGCAGACGCTGCATGCGTTGTCGCAGCGTGCCTCGCGCACGCTGGTCGCTGTGAACACCGGGGCGCTGCCGGAGGGAACCTTTGAGAGCGAGCTGTTCGGGCATGTGAAGGGCGCGTTTACCGATGCACGCACCGAGCGCATTGGCCGATTCGAGCTGGCCGACGGCGGCACACTCTTTCTCGATGAGATTGCCAATATCCCGATGCGGCAGCAGGCCAAGCTGCTGCGCGTGCTGGAGACAGGCGAGATGGAACGCGTGGGCTCGTCGAAGACGCGGCGCGTGGATGTGCGCGTGCTCTCGGCGACCAATGCCGATCTTCGTGCCGAAGTGGAGGCCGGACGCTTCCGCGCCGACCTGCTCTTCCGCCTGAATACGGTGGAGATTCACCTGCCGCCGCTGCGCGAGCGCCGCGAGGACATTCCATTGCTTGCCGCGCATTTTCTTGCCCGTTATGCGCAGCGCTACCGGAAGCAGGTGGCGGGGTTCGACCCCGGCGCGATCCAGGCTCTGCTGCACTATGTGTGGCCAGGCAATGTCCGCGAGCTCGACCACACGATCGAGCGTGCGGTGCTGATGGCCCGCGGATCGCAGATTGAAGCGATCGATCTCGGCCTCTCGCAGGGTCGTGTTTCAGGCTCTTCCAACCTCGGTCCCAGCCTCGAAGAGATGAGTCTGGAGTCCGTCGAGAGTATCCTCATCCGCAAAGCCCTCTCGCGTTCCAATGGCAACGTGAGTCAGGCGGCAGAAGCCCTCGGCCTGAGCCGGGGAGCGCTCTACCGGCGGATGGAAAAGTATGGCATCTAG
- a CDS encoding TolC family protein, which translates to MRGTRQDSRPSSRSRVQPQPQWKRLCAASLAIALGPSGFAPAAFAQVQDTSQAPNAPAATATQPAQSNSIAQQAQMARQEQSGPVSAPQMPFHVTLPHSYNPFAPYRASDVPAANLTNSPRLGSLMRDGKLYLSLKDAIALALENNLDIAFYRYNLPIADTDILRTKAGGQANGVATNVSSNTEGGASGTSSSNAGVSATGSGGGAGGAGGLVTSTLGAGSAINSFDPVVSVQGFVDHTTATETNSVLYGIPTVKYNTIEFLYGYSQAYPTGTSFSLNYEGQRQTSNIPENILNPQIYSAFELSVNQPLLQGFGLATNERYIHIAKKNRQLTDLGFRAQVIATVTQVENIYWDLVSAYQDEQIKEHSLAYANETLSDDQKQLDLKAIPAMQVMKDQSAVATSEGDLTVAKATLHLNEMLIKDALTKTLDDPALAEMPVIPLDLQGSDDPNSDAPIDALIEQAEKNRPDVSMDDLAMQIAQNNLKTVKNELLPSLSLYGNFYGSGYGGQLNPACLEAGYSAEYCSTTLPGGIGGALQDTFNYSSPEYTVGFKLNLTLRNRVAKADQFRAVLEYRQKELTFEAQKKQIRFDVRNSQYALQQAKARVLAAEKARDLAQKTFDVAKQEQQLGAMSSYDTLTSEQALALAESTLAVAQGAYEKTKVDIDRATGSTLDRMDVSIDDAKSGVVTH; encoded by the coding sequence GTGCGCGGTACTCGTCAGGATTCACGGCCCAGTTCCCGGTCTCGCGTTCAGCCTCAGCCGCAGTGGAAGCGTCTCTGCGCAGCATCGCTGGCGATTGCTCTCGGGCCTTCAGGTTTCGCTCCTGCGGCTTTTGCGCAGGTGCAGGACACCAGCCAGGCTCCGAATGCGCCTGCAGCGACAGCCACACAGCCGGCGCAGTCCAACAGCATTGCGCAGCAGGCGCAGATGGCACGGCAGGAGCAGTCGGGGCCGGTCTCTGCGCCGCAGATGCCCTTCCACGTCACGCTGCCGCACTCCTACAATCCGTTTGCGCCGTACAGGGCCAGTGATGTGCCGGCGGCGAACCTGACGAACTCACCGCGTCTCGGGTCGCTGATGCGCGACGGCAAGCTCTATCTCTCCCTGAAGGATGCGATTGCGCTGGCGCTTGAGAACAATCTCGATATCGCGTTCTATCGCTACAACCTGCCCATTGCCGATACGGATATTCTCCGTACAAAGGCAGGCGGCCAGGCGAATGGTGTGGCTACGAATGTCTCATCGAATACGGAGGGCGGGGCATCAGGAACGTCTTCTTCGAACGCTGGTGTTTCGGCAACTGGTAGCGGTGGTGGCGCCGGCGGTGCGGGTGGTCTTGTGACCTCGACGCTCGGCGCTGGCAGTGCGATCAACTCCTTCGATCCGGTTGTGAGCGTGCAGGGATTTGTCGATCACACTACGGCAACCGAGACCAACAGCGTCCTCTACGGTATCCCGACTGTCAAGTACAACACGATCGAATTTCTCTACGGCTATTCGCAGGCGTATCCGACCGGTACGAGCTTCAGTCTGAACTATGAAGGGCAGCGGCAGACCTCGAACATTCCGGAAAATATTCTCAATCCGCAGATTTATTCCGCATTTGAGCTTTCCGTGAATCAGCCTCTGTTGCAGGGGTTCGGGCTTGCCACGAACGAGCGCTACATTCATATCGCCAAGAAGAATCGCCAACTCACCGACTTAGGCTTCCGTGCCCAGGTGATCGCCACGGTGACACAAGTGGAAAACATCTACTGGGATCTGGTGAGTGCTTATCAGGATGAGCAGATCAAGGAGCATTCGCTGGCTTATGCGAACGAGACGCTTTCCGACGATCAGAAGCAGCTCGATCTGAAGGCGATTCCAGCGATGCAGGTGATGAAAGATCAATCCGCCGTGGCTACCAGCGAAGGCGATCTGACCGTCGCCAAGGCCACCCTGCATTTGAACGAGATGCTCATCAAAGACGCGCTGACCAAGACGCTGGACGATCCGGCGCTGGCTGAAATGCCGGTGATTCCGCTCGATCTGCAAGGCTCAGACGATCCGAATTCGGATGCTCCCATCGATGCTTTGATCGAGCAGGCGGAGAAGAATCGTCCGGATGTCTCGATGGACGACCTGGCAATGCAGATTGCACAGAACAATCTGAAGACGGTCAAAAATGAATTGCTGCCGTCGCTCAGCCTGTATGGCAATTTCTATGGTTCCGGTTACGGCGGGCAGTTGAATCCAGCGTGCCTTGAAGCCGGCTATAGCGCGGAGTACTGCTCGACGACACTGCCCGGGGGCATCGGGGGTGCGTTACAGGATACCTTCAATTATTCGTCGCCGGAATATACCGTCGGTTTCAAGCTCAACCTTACGTTGCGCAACCGCGTGGCAAAGGCTGACCAGTTCCGTGCTGTACTTGAATATCGTCAGAAGGAGTTGACCTTCGAGGCTCAAAAGAAACAGATCCGCTTCGACGTGCGCAACTCGCAGTATGCTCTGCAGCAGGCCAAGGCCCGCGTGCTGGCGGCGGAGAAGGCGCGCGACCTGGCCCAGAAAACCTTCGACGTTGCCAAGCAGGAGCAACAGCTTGGTGCTATGTCGAGCTACGATACGCTTACCTCGGAGCAGGCGCTCGCGCTTGCGGAGTCAACGCTGGCTGTGGCTCAGGGCGCCTACGAGAAGACGAAGGTCGATATCGATCGCGCAACCGGCAGCACGCTGGACCGCATGGATGTGTCGATCGACGATGCGAAGTCCGGAGTCGTCACGCACTAA
- a CDS encoding ABC transporter ATP-binding protein has protein sequence MIQLRNIERSYKTGAGQNWVLRRINLDIREGEFLTIMGPSGAGKSSLLNVLALLDDQWAGEYWFKDEPVHAMNRKQRAELAKRHIGMVFQSYHLLDDLTVQENIDLPLSYKNMPRNERQGLVADTLDRFQIVGKKDLYPSQLSGGQQQLVGIARAVIHRPALLLADEPTGNLHSSQAKEIMELFKQLNDQGTTIVQVTHSEVNAAFGSRVIEVRDGWMTMDSANPGLQVPTEVKV, from the coding sequence ATGATCCAGTTACGAAATATCGAGCGCAGCTACAAGACCGGGGCCGGACAGAACTGGGTGCTACGCCGCATCAACCTCGATATCCGCGAAGGCGAATTCCTCACCATCATGGGCCCATCCGGCGCAGGGAAGTCTTCGCTGCTGAACGTTCTCGCCCTGCTCGACGACCAATGGGCCGGAGAGTACTGGTTCAAGGACGAGCCGGTGCACGCGATGAACCGCAAGCAGCGCGCCGAGCTGGCCAAGCGGCACATCGGCATGGTCTTCCAGAGTTATCACCTGCTCGACGACCTGACGGTGCAGGAGAACATCGACCTGCCGCTCTCCTACAAGAACATGCCGCGCAATGAGCGCCAGGGGCTGGTGGCCGATACGCTCGACCGCTTCCAGATTGTCGGCAAGAAGGATCTCTATCCTTCGCAGCTTTCGGGAGGCCAGCAGCAGCTGGTGGGCATTGCCCGCGCTGTGATTCACCGGCCGGCGCTGTTGCTCGCCGATGAGCCGACCGGCAACCTGCATTCGAGCCAGGCCAAGGAAATCATGGAGCTCTTCAAGCAGCTCAATGACCAGGGCACCACGATCGTGCAGGTAACGCACTCGGAGGTGAATGCGGCCTTCGGAAGCCGCGTGATCGAAGTTCGCGATGGCTGGATGACGATGGATTCGGCGAATCCCGGTTTACAGGTTCCCACGGAGGTGAAGGTCTAG
- a CDS encoding ABC transporter ATP-binding protein, giving the protein MTETRQPLIEIEGLTKVFYTDEIETHALSGIHLNIHKGEYVAMSGPSGCGKSTLLSIIGLLDTPTGGKYQLNGHAVENLNFAQRSRIRNQEIGFIFQSFNLIGDLTVYENVELPLTYRTGMSAAERKRRVQESLERVSMAHRMKHYPSQLSGGQQQRVAVARALAGSPSILLADEPTGNLDSRNGEAVMELLQNLHREGATICMVTHDPRFARHAERNIHLFDGKVVAEGDALEPALEAR; this is encoded by the coding sequence ATGACGGAAACAAGGCAGCCGCTGATTGAGATCGAAGGCCTTACCAAGGTCTTCTATACCGACGAGATCGAGACACACGCACTCTCGGGCATCCACCTCAACATTCACAAAGGTGAGTACGTCGCCATGTCCGGCCCCTCGGGCTGCGGCAAGTCGACGCTGCTCTCGATCATCGGCCTGCTGGACACGCCGACCGGAGGCAAGTATCAGCTCAACGGCCATGCGGTCGAGAACCTGAACTTTGCCCAGCGCTCGCGCATCCGCAACCAGGAGATCGGCTTCATCTTCCAGAGCTTCAACCTGATCGGCGATCTCACGGTTTACGAGAATGTCGAGCTGCCGCTGACCTATCGCACCGGCATGTCGGCTGCCGAGAGAAAAAGACGGGTCCAGGAGTCGCTCGAGCGTGTCTCGATGGCGCACCGCATGAAGCACTATCCTTCGCAGCTCTCCGGTGGTCAGCAGCAGCGTGTGGCCGTGGCGCGCGCGCTGGCGGGTTCGCCCTCGATCCTGCTGGCGGACGAACCGACCGGTAACCTCGACTCGCGCAATGGCGAAGCCGTGATGGAGCTGCTGCAGAACCTGCACCGCGAAGGTGCGACGATCTGCATGGTGACGCACGATCCGCGTTTTGCCCGTCATGCCGAGCGCAACATCCACCTCTTTGACGGCAAAGTCGTTGCCGAAGGCGATGCTCTCGAACCGGCGCTCGAAGCCCGGTAA
- a CDS encoding efflux RND transporter periplasmic adaptor subunit, whose translation MDIARPDIKKKKLRRNAVWIVIGVVALAAVAFFVYRLKPAAPPVDASTIWPDTVKRGPLVVQVHGLGTLVPREDSIELIPAQTDATVVRIRVLPGTKVTPDTILMDLADPELEQQLLSAQLALKGAEADYKSLQATLESTLMDKKTAAAQVNADYSQDQLQAQTDKKLYELGVISGLAYSKSKGTADQLTTQHDLSQQQLEVNRKAIEVQLASSQAKIDQAKAQLALYEKQSAALQVKAGISGVLAPLATPVQVGQHVAVGTSVAEVVQLDKLKAALQIAETQAHDIQLGQPAEVDTHNGIVQGHVIRIDPSVVNGTRTVDVSLDGALPPGAVPQLSVDGTIDQERLQDVLYVGRPAFGNPDSTISLFRIDADGKTATRVQVKVGKASVTEIQILNGLKEGDRVILSDMSRYDATDKVRLD comes from the coding sequence ATGGATATCGCCCGGCCTGACATCAAGAAAAAGAAGCTGCGCCGCAATGCGGTGTGGATTGTCATCGGAGTCGTCGCTCTCGCAGCGGTTGCCTTCTTCGTGTACCGCCTCAAGCCTGCCGCTCCGCCGGTTGACGCCAGTACGATCTGGCCCGACACGGTGAAACGCGGCCCGCTGGTGGTCCAGGTGCACGGTCTCGGCACGCTGGTTCCGCGCGAAGACTCGATCGAGCTCATTCCGGCACAGACCGATGCCACGGTGGTACGCATCCGCGTATTGCCCGGCACCAAGGTGACGCCGGATACGATCCTCATGGATCTTGCCGATCCGGAGCTGGAGCAGCAACTGCTGAGTGCGCAGCTGGCGCTCAAGGGCGCCGAGGCTGACTACAAGAGCCTTCAGGCGACGCTTGAGAGTACGCTGATGGACAAGAAGACGGCGGCCGCGCAGGTCAATGCCGACTATTCTCAGGATCAGCTGCAGGCGCAGACGGACAAGAAGCTCTACGAGCTGGGTGTGATCTCCGGACTGGCGTACAGCAAGTCCAAGGGCACCGCCGATCAGCTGACCACGCAGCACGATCTCAGCCAGCAGCAGCTCGAGGTCAACCGCAAGGCGATCGAAGTGCAGCTGGCTTCTTCGCAGGCGAAGATCGACCAGGCAAAGGCGCAGCTCGCTCTCTACGAGAAGCAGTCGGCGGCATTGCAGGTGAAGGCAGGCATCAGCGGCGTGCTCGCTCCGCTGGCGACGCCGGTCCAGGTAGGTCAGCATGTGGCGGTGGGCACGTCGGTCGCGGAGGTTGTTCAGCTCGACAAGCTCAAGGCCGCGTTGCAGATCGCCGAGACGCAGGCGCACGATATCCAGCTCGGACAGCCGGCCGAGGTCGATACGCATAACGGCATCGTCCAGGGTCACGTGATCCGCATTGATCCCTCTGTTGTGAACGGAACGCGCACCGTTGACGTATCACTCGATGGAGCCCTGCCCCCGGGCGCGGTTCCGCAGTTGAGCGTGGACGGCACCATCGATCAGGAGCGGCTGCAGGATGTGCTGTATGTCGGGCGACCGGCCTTCGGCAATCCGGACAGCACCATCAGCCTCTTCCGCATCGATGCTGACGGCAAGACGGCCACGCGGGTCCAGGTCAAGGTAGGAAAGGCTTCGGTGACGGAGATTCAGATCCTCAACGGTTTGAAGGAAGGCGATCGCGTCATTCTTTCCGACATGTCGAGGTATGACGCCACCGATAAGGTTCGGCTCGACTAA